The stretch of DNA TGCTTTAATAAACATAGTAGAAGCCGGCATATCTACTCGAACATCTTTTGCAAGTGAAGCAGCTAAATGAGACTTTAAATTAAAAATTACACCTGGATCAATAGGCGTTACAAACTCAAGCCTATTATTATCTTCATCTAAATACCACTCTCCTTTACTAAGATCAAATGGAAAAGACTTTATATCAAAAATTAACTCAGCTGTATTTAATATTTCTTTATCATTACCTTTCTCAATATCGTAGAATTCACATATTATCCTTCTTTTTATATCACTTAGGTATCTTCTACACTGATAATCATCCATACCTTTATCAAATGAAACTATAACACAGTCTTTCTTGTCTCTCCTTTGCACAGAAAAATTAGTGTCAATTATACGACGAGCATAATTATTTACATTAAAAGCACTAATCAGTGCACTTACTGTTTTTTTTATATTAGGCATATACCCCCCTATTTCTAAATTAGAATAATTATCTTTTCTGACTGCTACTAGCTCCACTAGAGTAACACCCGCCCATAGAGCTACTAGGCTGATTAGACTGGTGCTCACGTTCTCTTTCTTGTATTCTTCTTGCTACATCGCTATGATCATCATACCTTGCTCCTTTAACTCGTACTACTATTCCACCACCTTCACCTTTTTCATTCCTAAGTTTCCACTCTTCCATTCCTTTAAAACCTTTATCGCCATGCATATCACCTCCTAAATAAAAATATTATGTAATTAGTATATAATAAATAAATCATCAGTGCAAACATTTTTTTATATTTTTTCAAAAATTTTTATTCGTCTTTCTTATATTCCTAGATTCTAACGTTACGCGCTGGAATGATACCCCCTTGCTATCTTGATTGTGCTTCTCCTTGTGCCCTTCCCATTGAGTTTACGTGATTATTAACTTTTACATCATTACACTCACTTGTTGGTTGGGCATTATTCACAGAACTTTGTTGAGCTTCATATTCAGCATTACTCCAAGTACTAAAATCATATTCACTACCAACAACAGAACCTTTCATAGGTTGTCCTGAAGACCCTCTATTAGAAACAGATTTTGTAGCATGTTGAGTTGAAGCTTCCCCGTTAAAAACATATTCCTGAGCTAGTTGTTCTGGAGTCTCTCTACTAAAAACAGAACTTTGAGCAGGTCGCCTTGAAGTATTGTCGTTGGAAACAAATCCTCGATTAGATTGCCTTAAAGTTTTCTTACAAGTATTATTCTTACCTTGACCTTTCATTTCTTTCCAATCACTGTTATCTCTTTGAGTATCCTTCAGTTCCATTGAATTTGTTGCAGGCTGCCCTGAAGCAGTTGGACGTACAGCAATCAATTCTTCCACTTGTTTATTTTCCTCCACTTTTGTCTCTTTTACCTCACAATTTTCCCTATTCACATCATGTTCAGGCCCATGAATCATCTTTTTTAGAGAATCCCGTAAAAGGTTCTGCTCTTCTGGCTTAAGTGGAGGAATAATTAGTCTATTTGACTGACCACGAGCTGGGATTAAGAAAAGAGATATTGGCAAGATTCGCAATTTCTCATCTTCACCTACTTTTATTCCTATTTCTTTACAAACCTCTACTTCTTTTTTCGACGACGTTTTTTCCGCCTTTTTGTCTTCTTCTTTAGCTGTCCCTGTTCCTTCCGCTGCAACCACTAGCTCAACTGCAAAGATCTCAGCAACCATTGCTACAATCCATCCAGCTACTGCCATTTGAAGTTTCAATTTGAGCTCACGCAGGGCTTCTAGCTTTCCCAGTACTGCTACTTCCTCTTCTTTGGAGAAACCACCACTTAGCAACTTTTCTTCTAATTCTTTTATCTCTTTATCGACCCTCTCATCAAAACTTAAATCGCAAGAAAAGACCTTCTCAACTAATTCCTTAAGCTTATCATGCAAAAATTTAATTATCGCAGCAAGCCAGTTTTTCTCCCTTTTTCCATTGATCATCTCGTAGGTTTTTGGGTCTAACTCTATTTCAAATTCACTTAATAAAGATTGAAAAAACTTCCCAAGTTCCGCCAATGTTTCTTCTACTATACCACCATCTGTTGGATTATCATCACCCAGCATTACTGGAGTAAACATTCCTTGTATTTCACTGCTCGCTTCCTTCCCTAACCCTTCATATTCCTGCTTTTGCAGCTCAATCTTCTTAAAAAGCTCCTCGGTTACCCCTTTGAGTTCATTTACTTCCTGAGCCTTATTTAAATCTTCTGGACAGATTTTTCCTTGGAAAATTGAACTGTCGCTTGAATTATTGTTATTAGTGAAATCGTTCATAATGTTAATCTCTTCTGCCATCAAACTTAATAATTTAATTTTATAGTACTAAATATTTAATGTGTATTAATCCTAAACGCATCAATAAAGTTACTTACTTTTTTAAATGATGCACATTATATCACAGATTATTTATCCTTCCAATAATATTTTTGATTTTAGCTGCTTCTTCAAATTCTAAGTTCTTGGCATGTGCTAACATCTGTTTTCTTAAACTGCTTACAGTATCCTTGTTCATACCGATTGTTGTTACCTTCACCACCACTTTTTCTTTTAAAGTATTTGATATAGGTTTTATTATAGTCTTGGGTAAAACATTATGCAAGACACTATATTTCTTTTGTTTTTTTCTTCTCCTTTCAGTTTCTTTTAATGCACGATCCATGGAACCAGTGACTTTATCTGCATATAAAATTGCCCTGCTTTCAGCATTACGTGCAGCACGACCGATCGTTTGAATGAGTGAAGTCTCTGATCGCAAAAATCCTTCTTTATCAGCATCCAGAATTGCAACCAAACCACACTCTGGAATATCAAGACCCTCCCGCAGCAAGTTAACACCGATTAGAACATCAATTTCTTTCGATCTTAATTTGTATACAATGTCAATTCTCTCTAGCGCACTAATATCTGAATGCAAATAACTCACTTTCATATTTAACTCGCTCATATGCTCAGCCAGCTTTTCTGCCATTTTTTTGGTCAATGTAGTAATTAGAACACAAAATCCTCTCTTTATTGTCACTTGCGCCTCGTGAACCACATCGTAAACTTGAGCCTCAGCTGGTTTCACAATGCAGATTGGATCTGTAATTCCTGTTGGACGAATAACTTGCTCTACGAACAAGTTATTCGTCCTTGCCAACTCATATTTTCCGGGAGTGGCTGAAATGTAAATAGTCTGCGGCCGCATTGACTCCCACTCCTTAAACTTTAACGGACGGTTATCGAAAGCAGAAGGAAGCCGGAAGCCGTGGTCGATCAATTTTTTTTTACGTGATTCATTACCATTATACATTGCACCAATCTGAGGAACAGTAACATGACTTTCATCAACAAACAAAATTACATCCTCAGGTAAATATTCAAACAATGTAGGCGGTGCATCTCCAGCTTCCATTCCATAGAGATAACGCGAATAATTTTCAATACCTTTACACGTTCCTGTTGCTACCATCATTTCGATATCAAAATTGGTACGCTGTTCAAGGCGTTGTGCTTCAACAATTTTGTTTTGCGAGTAGTAATAATCCAAGCGTTCATTCAGCTCTTCTCTAATTGGCTGAACCGCACGCAACAGAGTCTCACGTGATGTAATATGATAGCTATTGGGAAAAATGGTGATTTTATCTATGCATTTGATAATATTACCCGTTATAGCATTAATTTCAGAGATCCCTTCTATCTCATTACCAATCAGCAATAAACGCCAAGCTTTGTCTTCATAATAGGCAGGAAATATATCGATAACATCGCCGCGCATTCTAAAATATCCTCTCTCAAATCTGATATCAGAGCGCTTATACTGGAGATTAGCTAAATCATTCAGGAAATCATTAATACGAATTCTATCCCCAGTACTTAAAGTTATGGTCATACTGAGGTAGCTTTCAGGCGAACCAAGACCGTATATGCAGGAAACACTGGCAACTACAATTGTATCCCTGCGCTCTAAAAGGGAGCAAACGGCAGAATAACGCAGCATATCAATTCTTTCATTGATTACAGAATCTTTTTCAATATAAGTGTCAGTTTGTGGCAAATAAGCTTCAGGCTGATAGTAATCATAATAAGAAATGAAGTATTCAACAGCATTATGGGGAAAAAAACCTTTCATTTCCTCATAAAGCTGAGCTGCTAAAGTTTTATTGTGAGCAATGATGAGAGCAGGTCTGTTTGTCCTTGCAATAACATTTGCCATAGTGAAAGTCTTCCCAGAACCAGTAACTCCAAGTAAAACCTGATCTCTTTTATTGTCATTTAGTCCTGCAACTAGACTATCTATTGCCTGCGGTTGATCTCCAGCTGGTTGAAAATGCGTAACTAGTTGAAATTTCATAATTCCTATATTATCATATATTTATTATCTTACTAGAGTAAATAAGGTATGAAAGTGAGTGTCAATGGATACAAAAAAAACTCTATTTTCTCTTTTTATAGAGCTTGCTCCAAATCCTTTTGTTGGTTAGTACAACAAACACCGTTAAGATTATAAAATACGCCACTATTTTAAATCCAAGCTTATGTCGGCGCTCTAGTTCTGGCTCTGCTGCCCACTGTAAAAAATTTACTACATCGTACGCCATATTTTCAACTGTAGCTTGTCTTGCACCATCATATTCTACCATTCCTTCAGATAGCGGTGGTGCCATAGCTAATTTACCTGTTGGGAAATATGGATTAAAATATAAACCATTCTCATCTTGCTCATCGTTTCGATAGCCCGTTAAAAGCGAATAGACATAATTTGCACTATCGTGCCTCGCTTTAATAATGAGTGACAAGTCCGGTGGAATTGCACCATTATTACTTGCTGCAGCTACTTCTTTCGTATCAAAAGGTGCAATAAAATAATCTGAAGGTATTCCAGGTCTATCGAACATTTCACCCAGATCATTTGGACCATCTTTAACTTGGTAAGAAGCTGCAATCTGCTTTACATCATCTTCAGAAAAACCAACATCTTGCAAATCACGAAACGCTATTCTATTCATTGAATGACAAGCAGCACAGACTTCCTTATATACTTTATAACCACGCTGGATTGACTCCCTATCAAAGAATCCAGTAGCTCCATCAAAGCTCCAGTCCATTTTTTTATTTGGCGAAGGTACAAATTCTTCTGCACACACAGAGTTAGTAAGAAGTAATGCACAAGACACAGCTAATATATTCTTAACCAGCATTATTTCATCTCAGGTACAGAATCACTTATGGTTTTTGGTAATTCCTCTGGCTTCTCATACTTACTAAGCAGTGGTAAAACTACCATAAAGTATGCAAAGTAATAAAGAGTAGAAAGCCTACTTAGAGTGATGTAAGGTTCTTTGACTTCCTGTCCCCCAAGCCAAGCAAGAAATGCAAAATTTACTGCAAAAACCAAAAAAAACTTTTTGAATAATGGGCGATAAGCACCACTTTTAACTTTTGCTTTATCAAGCCAAGGCAATAGAAACCACACTAAAATAGACCCAAACATAGTAAGCACACCGGTAAGTTTATCTGGAATTGAGCGCAGCATTGCATAAAAAGGTAAAAAGTACCATTCTGGTACTATATGAACAGGAGTGACCATAGAATCAGCCTCTATATAATTAGAGGGATGACCAAGATAATTGGGAGCATAGAAAACAAACGCAAATAAAACTATAAAAAACAGACCAAAAGTTATGCAATCCTTTACTATATAATAAGGGTAGAGTGGAATGGTATCCTTACCTGATTTCACTTCTACTCCACTTGGGTTACCAGAACCAAATCTATGTAGAGCAATAATATGCAGCATAGCTAAAGCAATAATAACAAAGGGTAAAAGATAATGCAGAGCAAAAAAACGATTAAGTGTTGGGTTATCAACGGAAAAACCACCCCATAACCACATAACTATTTTATTGCCAACTAAGGGTAC from Wolbachia endosymbiont strain TRS of Brugia malayi encodes:
- the uvrB gene encoding excinuclease ABC subunit UvrB, which translates into the protein MKFQLVTHFQPAGDQPQAIDSLVAGLNDNKRDQVLLGVTGSGKTFTMANVIARTNRPALIIAHNKTLAAQLYEEMKGFFPHNAVEYFISYYDYYQPEAYLPQTDTYIEKDSVINERIDMLRYSAVCSLLERRDTIVVASVSCIYGLGSPESYLSMTITLSTGDRIRINDFLNDLANLQYKRSDIRFERGYFRMRGDVIDIFPAYYEDKAWRLLLIGNEIEGISEINAITGNIIKCIDKITIFPNSYHITSRETLLRAVQPIREELNERLDYYYSQNKIVEAQRLEQRTNFDIEMMVATGTCKGIENYSRYLYGMEAGDAPPTLFEYLPEDVILFVDESHVTVPQIGAMYNGNESRKKKLIDHGFRLPSAFDNRPLKFKEWESMRPQTIYISATPGKYELARTNNLFVEQVIRPTGITDPICIVKPAEAQVYDVVHEAQVTIKRGFCVLITTLTKKMAEKLAEHMSELNMKVSYLHSDISALERIDIVYKLRSKEIDVLIGVNLLREGLDIPECGLVAILDADKEGFLRSETSLIQTIGRAARNAESRAILYADKVTGSMDRALKETERRRKKQKKYSVLHNVLPKTIIKPISNTLKEKVVVKVTTIGMNKDTVSSLRKQMLAHAKNLEFEEAAKIKNIIGRINNL
- a CDS encoding cytochrome c1 encodes the protein MLVKNILAVSCALLLTNSVCAEEFVPSPNKKMDWSFDGATGFFDRESIQRGYKVYKEVCAACHSMNRIAFRDLQDVGFSEDDVKQIAASYQVKDGPNDLGEMFDRPGIPSDYFIAPFDTKEVAAASNNGAIPPDLSLIIKARHDSANYVYSLLTGYRNDEQDENGLYFNPYFPTGKLAMAPPLSEGMVEYDGARQATVENMAYDVVNFLQWAAEPELERRHKLGFKIVAYFIILTVFVVLTNKRIWSKLYKKRK
- a CDS encoding cytochrome b; protein product: MQDDKKTTIEEEKGILGWIEYRLPIFSFLKHTASYQVPKNLNYAWNFGSLAGIALILQIITGIFLAMHYTPHVDHAFNSVERIMRDVNYGWLIRYTHAVGASLFFMVVYVHMMRGLYYGSYKRPREMVWFIGIFIFFAMMATAFMGYVLPWGQMSFWGATVITNLFSAVPLVGNKIVMWLWGGFSVDNPTLNRFFALHYLLPFVIIALAMLHIIALHRFGSGNPSGVEVKSGKDTIPLYPYYIVKDCITFGLFFIVLFAFVFYAPNYLGHPSNYIEADSMVTPVHIVPEWYFLPFYAMLRSIPDKLTGVLTMFGSILVWFLLPWLDKAKVKSGAYRPLFKKFFLVFAVNFAFLAWLGGQEVKEPYITLSRLSTLYYFAYFMVVLPLLSKYEKPEELPKTISDSVPEMK